A region of the Chloroflexota bacterium genome:
GGGTACACCCTGGTTTACGGTATTCTTTTCATGATCAACTTCGCCCACGGCGATATTTTCATGGCTGGCGCTTTTACGGGCTACTTTTTAGCAGCCAAACTGGATCAGTATGGCATTTACAACTCGCACCCCATCATTTCGTTGTTATTGGTGATGCTGCTGGCTATGGCGACCTCGGTGGTGGTGGCATTGATTACTGAGCGAGTGGCTTATCGCCCCTTGCGGCGCGCCCCTCGCCTTGTGCCGCTGATCACCGCCATTGGCGCCTCGTTCACGATTGAATATACTTTCCGGGGCTTCTACGGTTCAGGTGTGGAGGCGTACCCGGATATGAACATTTTTGTGGGTAAAGTCTCGGTGCTGGGCGTCAAAATCTTGAAAGTCCATCTGCTGGTGATCATTGTGTCGTTGCTGTTGATGGCAGGCCTGTATGCTTATGTGCAATATACCAAGGCCGGGAAAGCCATGCGCGCGGTCGCCGAGGACAAGGATGTCGCCGCCCTGATGGGGGTGGATGTCGATGGCATCATCGTCAACACCTTCATTCTGGGCTCGGCGCTGGCAGGGATTGCCGGTGTGCTTTACGCCCTGATTTTCAAGCAGGTTCACTTCTTCATGGGATTCGTCCCCGGCATCAAAGCCTTCACAGCCGCGGTGTTAGGCGGCATTGGGAATGTGCCTGGCGCTATGCTGGGCGGCTTCTTCCTGGGCATCTTTGAGGCGTTGGGGCCGGGGCTGATTCTGGAAGGCCTGGGCATTCCGGCTTCCTACCAGTTGAAGGACGTCATCGCCTTCACCCTGCTGGTGTTGGTGCTGATTTTCCGCCCCAGCGGTATTTTGGGCGAGCGCCTTTCTGAAGAGAAAGTGTAGCCAAGGCGGTGAGATATGGAATCTAAGCAATCGACCTGGAAACAAGCGTTATGGGCTGGCTTGCTGGCGGGTGCTGTCGCGCTCTACTTCACGCTGGTGGGGATGGTGCAGACGTTCAGCAAGCGGGCCGTGATCGCTGACCTTTCTTTGGGGCACATCACCCTGTTGCTGGCAGCAGGCACGGTGTTGTATGTGTTTGCGCTGCGGGACCACTCGCCTGTGGGGGGGCGTCTGTTGCACACCACCTTTGCGGGGGGTGTGGGCGGCCTGGTGCTGGGGTTGTACCCTTTTCTTGGTCAGTGGATAGATTTTCATTATATGTTCGTGCGTACCTCGCCGCAGTTGTATGCCCTTTTGCGGTTTGGGCAACCCCCGACGACGGGCTTGATTTTGATGATTGTGCTCGGCGCGGTGTTAGGCGCGGTGCTGGCCGGATTGACACTGCTTGAACCTTTCTGGCGCGATGCCATCATTCGCTCCACGCTCATCACCATCACGGTGGGTATGCTTTCCGACTTATTCAAAGGCATGACCATCGGCGTGCTCTTTGAGCCGTTCATGAACGCTGAGGGCTTGAATTATGTGGGCGCAGTGCTGGTGTTTGGGTTGACGATCGCCTATGTCGTCCTGGCCCGTAAGCGCGCCGAGCAACGTGCCGCCCTGGAAGCCGCCGGCGAGTTACCGCAAGCGCGGCTGTCGCCGAGTGTCCGCCGTTGGGCGATTTCCGTAGGGTTGATGGTGCTGCTGCTGGCTTTGCCTGCCATTTTGGGCTCGTACCTCAGCCATGTACTCAACATGGTTGGCCTGTATATCATCATGGGGTTGGGCCTGAACATCGTGGTGGGTTACGCTGGCCTGCTCGACCTCGGTTATGTGGCCTTCTTCGCCTTGGGCGCTTATACCATGGGGCTGTTGACCTCTACCGGCCCGCTGGGGATTGCGCACTTCACTTTTTGGGAAGCCCTGCCGTTCTCCATCCTTGTGGCGCTGGTGGCGGGCATCTTGCTTGGTATTCCGGTGCTGCGGATGCGGGGTGACTACCTGGCCATCGTGACCTTAGGTTTCGGCGAGATCATCCGTATCCTGGCGCTTTCCAACTGGCTGAAGCCCCTCATTGGCGGCGCGCAGGGCATCTTGCTCATCAAGAAGCCGCCTTTTGGCCCCTGGACCCTGGAGACGCCCATTCACTTCTACTACCTCATCCTGGCGGGTATCATTCTCGCGTTCTTTGTGGCCTACCGCCTGCGTGAGTCGCGGCTCGGGCGGGCGTGGATGGCGATGCGCGAGGATGAGGACGTCGCCGAGGCTATGGGCATCGACCTGGTGGTCACCAAACTGACGGCCTTTGCCTTTGGCGCTTCGTTCTCCGGCCTTTCGGGCGCTATCTTCGCTTCGTATGTCGGTTCCATTTTCCCCCACAGTTTCAACCTGCTGATTTCCATCAACGTGCTCTCGCTCATCATCGTGGGTGGCGTGGGAAGCCTGCCCGGCGTGGTGGTCGGCTCGATGGCGTTGGTGGGGCTGCCCGAACTGCTGCGAGAATTTGCCGAGTACCGGATGCTGATGTACGGCCTGGCATTGATTGCCATGATGCTGCTCAAGCCCGAGGGCTTCTGGCCGGAACCCATTCGGAAACGCGAACTGCGCGTCGAAGAGACGGGCGATTAGGAGGCGTTTTATGGCTCCCATTTTGATTGCAAAAGGTGTGACGAAACGGTTTGGCGGGTTGGTGGCCGTCAACAGCCTGGATTTCACCATTGAAGCCGGCAGCATCGCTGCGGTCATTGGTCCGAATGGTGCGGGCAAGACCACCTTCTTCAACTGCATCACTGGCTTCTACACGCCCGAAGAAGGGCAAATCATCTTCGACGGCCACGAAATTCAGGGCTTCCGGCCCGATCGGGTAACGCGCATGGGAATTGCCCGCACTTACCAGAACATCCGGTTGTTTGCCAACATGACGGCGTTGGAAAATATCATGGTGGGGCGGCACCCGCTGATGCATCATAACTGGTGGGATGCAATCTTGCACACGCCCCGCTACCGCAAGGAAGAAAAAGAAGCCCTGGAAGAGGCCCAGCGACTGCTCAATTTCGTGGGGCTGAGCGGTTTGGGCGACCAACTGGCTCGCAACCTGCCCTACGGCGCACAACGGCGTCTGGAAATTGCCCGTGCCCTTGCCAGTAAACCTAAACTCTTGTTGCTGGATGAGCCGACCGCTGGTATGAACCCCAACGAGACTGGCGAGATGATTCGCTTCATCCGCCACCTGCGGGATGAACTCGGCTTGAGCATTTTGCTCATTGAGCACGATATGAAAGTGGTGATGACCATCAGCGAGAAAATCGCGGTGATGGACTTTGGTAAGAAGATTGCCGAGGGCAAACCCGAAGAAATTCAGCGCAACCCGCGGGTGATTGAAGCCTACCTGGGGCGGGGGGCTGCCTCTGGTTTGGGAAGCAGCCAGGCCGCGGCAACGGCGTAAAGGAGTGCGCTTATGGCTATGCTTGAACTTCACGACGTCCATTCCTTCTACGGCAACATTGAGGCCCTCAAAGGCATTTCGTTGACCGTGGAAAAAGGCGAAATCGTGACCCTGATTGGCGCGAACGGCGCGGGCAAAACCACCACCCTGCGCACCATCACGGGCCTCATCAAGCCGCGTCAGGGCACGGTCATTTTGGAAGGCGAAGACCTGACGACTTTCAAGCCCCATGAAATCGTTTACAAAGGTGTGTCGATGGTGCCGGAAGGCCGCGGTATCTTTGCCCGCTTGACGGTGGCCGAAAACCTCGACCTGGGCGCTTACAGCCGCAACGACAAACAAGGCATCAAAGCCGACCTGGAACGAGTTTACGAACTCTTCCCCCGCTTGAAGGAACGCCGCAATCAGGTGGCGGGCACGCTTTCGGGTGGTGAGCAGCAGATGCTTGCTATCGGCCGCGCGCTGATGGCGCGCCCCCGTTTGCTGTTGCTGGACGAGCCTTCGATGGGCCTTGCGCCGGTGCTGGTCGAACTCATCTTCGACACCATCGTGGATATCAACAAGCAAGGCACAACCATCTTACTGGTCGAGCAAAACGCGCTCATGGCGCTTTCCATTGCCCACCGCGGCTACGTGCTCCGCACGGGCGAAATTGTGCTGGCCGATACGGCTGAAAACCTGCGCACTAACGAAATGGTGCAGAAGACTTACCTCGGCATGGAATGAACCATCGCTTCTCCGTGGTACAATGCGCGGGCTGGCCCCGCGCATTTGCCTTTAAAGGCGCTGGCGTGGAGGGCGCCTTGTGTTCCCATAAACTGTGGAGGATGTATGCTCGACCGTGACGCGCTGCTCATCGATCTCAAGGGGGCCGCCCGCATTGGCAGCCCCGAAGCCCTCGACCTGGCCCTGGAAGGGCTGGCGGCGTGGAAGGCGTTTACAGCGAATGCCCGCCTGGCCTCCGAGGATGTCGCCCGCGTGCTGGTGCCGTTGGGCGAGGTGCTGGCTGCTCCAACGGTGCCCGCGGCTTATTTGCGCTCCCTGGCCGAACACCCGCTTGCCGGCGGGCGGGCGCTGGCCGCGGTGGCGCTCACTTTGCGATACCTGCGGGGGGAAGCCGCGTGGTCGGCCTTGCTCACCCGCCTGGCGGGCGACAGGCGGGCTGAGGTGCGTTTTGCCCTGGCGACGTCCCTTGGGCAGCATGGCCGCGATGAGCACTTTCCCGCGGCGGCTGCTTTGCTGAAGGCCTGGCTGGACCCCGCACGAGGCCCCCGCGTGGGGCAAACGGCCCTCCAGGCTGCAGCCGTGCTGGCGCAGCCCTATCCTCGCCAGGTGCTTTCCCTGCTCGCGCGACTCACGCCCGCCCAGGTGGTTCATCCTGAGGTGCAGCGGCCGTTGGCGGAGGCCCTGAAGCAGGTGGGCGCCTTCGGCACGGATGAAGACAAAACGGCGCTGGCGCAACTGTTGGCGAGATGGCTTCAAGAGAGCGGCGGTGAAGCGGCTCGGCTCGTTTTGCAGGTGCTGCATGCCGGCTGGGCGCGTCAGGCGCCTGAGCAGACCTTGGCATTGCTCGATGCCGTGGAAGCCACGGGCGGCGCGTCGCGCCTCTCGCGGCGCACTCGCGCCTTCATTCGCCGCGCCGCGGGGATGGAAAGCGAAAGATGATCACCCTTGGCGTTATTGCCGACACCCACGTCCCCGACCGGGCCCGCGCCGTGCCGCCCGAGGCGCTGGAGATCTTTCGGCAGGCTGGCGTCGCGGCAATTTTGCACGCTGGCGATGTCATTCGCCCGTCGGTGCTGACCACGCTGGAAGCCATTGCGCCCACCTATGCCGTGCGGGGCAACCGCGACTGGTATTTCCTGCGGCGCTTGCCATCGCGGCGGGTGTTGCAGTTTGAAGGGGTGCGTGTGGGCATGTGCCACGGTCATGGCTCTTTCCGGCGCTATTTGGGGGATAAGTGGGAGCACTTTCGCCGCGGCGCGCCGCCGTTTGCCCGTTTTGCCTATCGCGCGTTGGCTGCTTTCCCCCAGGTGGATGTGGTGGTGTTCGGCCACACCCATTACCCCGTTTGCCGTTGGGTGGGGGTTCAACTGTTGTGTAACCCGGGCTCGCCCGTGGTGCCTGCGCTGCCGGGCGTGCCGCGAGCGGTGGGCTTGTTGCATATCAATGGGCGTACCGTGTGGGGAGAACTGCGTGTGTTGGGTCAGGCGCAGGTTGAGGTATAATCCCTTCCGTTCTATCCGCTCTTTCCAGATTTGGAGGAAACAACATGTCGCGTTCGGTTCGTTTGTGGGCCAGTGGGGTGCTGGCCGTTTTCCTGATGACGCTTTTGGCCGCTTGTGGCCCTTCGACCTTCACCCTGCGCCTGCATCTCAAACAGGGCGATGTTTACAAAGTTACCACTGTGACCAACCAGCACATTTCGCAAGAAATCATGGGGCAGAAGATGACCCTTGACCAGAAAATGACAATGGAATATCGCTGGGAGGTCACCCAGGTGGCCGAGAATGGCAATACGACGGTCAAGGTGACTTATACGCGTGTGGCGATGGAGCAGGACCAGGGCGGGCAAAAACGCTCTTTTGATACTGCCAGCGGGCAGGAGCCGCCCGATTTCTTCAAGGGCCTCGATTTGCTGGTCGGCAAGTCGTTCAGCATGGAATTCACCCTCAAAGGTGAGGTGGTCAAGATTGACGGCCTGGATGAGATGTTCCGCCAGGTGGCCGAAGGGGTGGGCTTTGGAGATAAAGAATCTACCGACGCGTTTTACAAAGCGTTGACCGATTCCTTTGGCGAAGATGCCATCACCGAGCAGTTCAAGACGGCCTTTGGCGATTACCCCGATACCCCCCTCAAGGTGGGGTCCACGTGGACTACCGACTCGCAGCTCAAGGTCACTTTCCCGCTGGATGTCCATGCCACTTACACCGTGAAATCATGGCAGGATAATCAAGCGGTGATCGCGATGGAAGCCACGCTGAAGTCTGATGCTACCAAACGGGAGACAGGCCAAAACCCGCTTTTCGACGTCATCTATGACCTCAGCGGCACGCAGCAAGGCACGCTGACGGTGGATGTGGGCACGGGGCTTTTGCGCGAATCTCAGGTAACTCAGCATGTCGAAGGGAAAGTGTTGCTGGTGGACCCCAAAAGCAAAGACAACACCGATGCCCTGCCGATGCCTTTTAGCATGGATACCGACATCACCACCACGGTGGCGAAGCAAGGGCAGTAGCATTCGGAAACCGCAAAAACTTTCAGGGTGCAACTTTAATGTTGCGCCCTGAATTTGTTTAAAGGCGAGGTGGTGCCCAGGGCATAAAGCGGGGAAAACCGCGCTCTGGTCTGATGGGGGGCTTGAGGGGAGACGCCGGGCTACAGGCGGCTGGCTGCGACCACGGTCTCGGCGAGCACCGCGAGGCCGGTGCTCAGGGGGCGGGTGTGGATGAATTCCTTGAGGGTGTGTGCACCGCCTCCCGTGGTCAACCCCAGGCAGATGGCCGGGTAACCGCGGCTGAGGGGGATGTTCGCGTCGGTCGAGGCCACAGCCGTGCGCCCGCTGAGGCCGCGGCGGCGCAGAGCCGTTAGCGCGGCCTGCACCAGGGGATGGCTGAGGGGGAGGCTCCCCGTCGGGCGGTCACCGATGTGTTCCCAGGTGATTTCGACGCCGGGCTGGCGCGCCCGATGGGCTTCGGCTTCCAGCCTTTGGGCCAGGGCTTCCAGAGCGTCGGCATGGACGGCGCGCAGGTCAATTTCGGCGCGGGCCTCAGGGGCGATGGTGTTGATGGAAACGCCGCCGTGGAAGGTGCCGACATTGAACGAGGTTTCTCGCGGGCGCTGTTGGGCTTCCAGGCGGGTGATGAGCGCTGCCAGCGTGTGAATGGCAGAAGGCGAACCGGCATTGGCCCAGGCGTGCCCCCCTGCTGTGCGGACGGTAAGAGCATAACGCCGCACTCCCAGCGCGCGCGGGTACACCCAGCCCAGCCCCAGCCCTTCCAGCACGATGTAAGCACGGGCCTGCGCGCCAAAGCGCGCCACAATGCTTTTCATGCCTTTGAGGTTGCCTAACCCTTCTTCGCCCACGTTGGCAACCAGCCAGAGGTCGGTGGGCAGACGGCGGTTTTCGACGCGCAGCAGCCACACCAGGCCGAGCAGGGCTGCCACCGCGACGCTGTTGTCGCCAATGCCTGGCCCTGCAATGCGGTGGGCGTCGCGCTGCATGGCAAGCGGGGTGTTGGCTGGGAACACCGTATCCAGGTGTGCGGAAACCACCACTGGCCGCGCCGAGGAAGCCCCCGGCAGGCGGGCGTACACATTGCCCACCGCGTCAGTTTCTACGGCCAGCCCTTCGGCGGCAAAGCGCTCCTTCACGAAGGCCGCGCGGGCGGTTTCTTCCCCCGTGGGTGCGGGAATTTGCTGGATGGCAACAGCCAGGTCGAGCAGGCGTGGAAGCAGCGAGGGCATTGTCACACCTGACGGACATCACGCATCAGCGCCTCGGCGCGGGCGTGGAGCAAGGCGGGCAGGGTATCGGCAAGGGCAAAAACGCCCCGGGTTTCGGCAGCCAGCGTGGCCGTGGCTGCGCCACGCACGGCCGCCTGGACGGGGTCCAGGGTTTCCCGATAGGCGACCAGGAAGGCACCGGCAAAGGCATCGTCCGCGCCGGTGGGGTCGGCCACCTCGGTGGGGTAGCCAGGAATCACCCAGCGGCGGCGGGAGGTGCTTTCGTAAAGCCATACCTCGCCGCTTGCGCGCCGAATGACCACCAGTTCCACCTGCCAGTGGCCTATGGCAGTGGCCATTTCCCACAGGTCGCTGTACTGTTCGCGAAACAGCGCGGCGAGCGTGGTTTCGGGGGTGATGAGCGCGGTCAGCCCGTGCACCAGGGGGGGGATGCGCTGGGCGAAGAGGGAGGTCATGTAAGCGGGGTGGGGAGAAAGGGTGGTAAGCGGCACGCCCGCGGTGCGCAGTGTGGCGGGTAACAAATGGTGTGTCAGGAAGTCGTGGGGGCAAAAATGGGCAGCCCGTGCGTCGGCAAAATCGGGGGGCAAATCGGCCAGGCGTAGGGTGGTGGGCGTGGGTTGTTCCAGGTCGGCGCGGCGCAGGGTGTGAGGAGCGTAGTTCAGCAATTCACGGGGAAAGTCGAGCCCACGGCGGGCAAAGGCGCTGGCAGGCTGTTCGTTGCTGAGGCCGCCGTCAGGGCGATAGATGAGCACCCGGCGGGTGTCCAGCGGCTGAGGCAGAATTTTGATGCCCCGGATGTCCCACCCGCGTTGGCGAATGGTGTCCAGCCAGGTGCGAGGGAAATCTTCCCCCACGCGCGCCACCACGCCCACCTTGCCGCCCCACAGCGCCGCGCCTGCCGCGGCGTAAAGCACGCCCCCGCCAGGAACATCCAGCAGTGGTTTGCCGTGCGGTGGCAGGATGAAGTCGCGGGTCAGCGCCCCAAGAAAAAGGTAATCGGCCATGAGAGAAAGCACCAGGAAGGCCAGCAGCCGCCGCGCTGCTTTGCGGGGACAACACACAGCGAGGAGGTTCCCCGGAGAGGCTGGGGAACTTACAAGTCGATCAGGTCGCCGCGCTGGTAGCCTTCCTCACCCAGGCGCATGCGCACGTAAGAAGCATAGCGTTCCGGGTGAATGCGGCCTTCCGCGACGGCCTGACGGATGGCGCAGCCGGGTTCGTGGATGTGGGTGCAGTCGCTGAACTGGCACAGGCGCACCAATTCGCGAAATTCGGGGAAATAGCCGTCGAGTTCTTCAGGTTCGATATCCCACAGAGAAAGCGCTTTCAGCCCCGGTGTGTCGGCCACCCAGCCACCGCCCTCCAATGGGAACATTTGCCGCACCACGGTGGTGTGCCGGCCTTTGCCGGTGGCTTTGCTGATTTCCCGCACAGCCAGCCCCAGGCCGGGCTGCACCGCGTTCAACAGGCTGGATTTGCCCACCCCCGACGGCCCGGCAAACACCGAGACCTTGCCCTGCAGGTG
Encoded here:
- a CDS encoding ABC transporter ATP-binding protein, giving the protein MAMLELHDVHSFYGNIEALKGISLTVEKGEIVTLIGANGAGKTTTLRTITGLIKPRQGTVILEGEDLTTFKPHEIVYKGVSMVPEGRGIFARLTVAENLDLGAYSRNDKQGIKADLERVYELFPRLKERRNQVAGTLSGGEQQMLAIGRALMARPRLLLLDEPSMGLAPVLVELIFDTIVDINKQGTTILLVEQNALMALSIAHRGYVLRTGEIVLADTAENLRTNEMVQKTYLGME
- a CDS encoding metallophosphoesterase, with the translated sequence MITLGVIADTHVPDRARAVPPEALEIFRQAGVAAILHAGDVIRPSVLTTLEAIAPTYAVRGNRDWYFLRRLPSRRVLQFEGVRVGMCHGHGSFRRYLGDKWEHFRRGAPPFARFAYRALAAFPQVDVVVFGHTHYPVCRWVGVQLLCNPGSPVVPALPGVPRAVGLLHINGRTVWGELRVLGQAQVEV
- a CDS encoding ABC transporter ATP-binding protein — protein: MAPILIAKGVTKRFGGLVAVNSLDFTIEAGSIAAVIGPNGAGKTTFFNCITGFYTPEEGQIIFDGHEIQGFRPDRVTRMGIARTYQNIRLFANMTALENIMVGRHPLMHHNWWDAILHTPRYRKEEKEALEEAQRLLNFVGLSGLGDQLARNLPYGAQRRLEIARALASKPKLLLLDEPTAGMNPNETGEMIRFIRHLRDELGLSILLIEHDMKVVMTISEKIAVMDFGKKIAEGKPEEIQRNPRVIEAYLGRGAASGLGSSQAAATA
- a CDS encoding branched-chain amino acid ABC transporter permease translates to MADKLKHFLERLSLVDIIVWAFGLAIVVIAIVGVFGSIHNAYYTKEQWMDFVVYGFSQGGVYALIALGYTLVYGILFMINFAHGDIFMAGAFTGYFLAAKLDQYGIYNSHPIISLLLVMLLAMATSVVVALITERVAYRPLRRAPRLVPLITAIGASFTIEYTFRGFYGSGVEAYPDMNIFVGKVSVLGVKILKVHLLVIIVSLLLMAGLYAYVQYTKAGKAMRAVAEDKDVAALMGVDVDGIIVNTFILGSALAGIAGVLYALIFKQVHFFMGFVPGIKAFTAAVLGGIGNVPGAMLGGFFLGIFEALGPGLILEGLGIPASYQLKDVIAFTLLVLVLIFRPSGILGERLSEEKV
- a CDS encoding M20/M25/M40 family metallo-hydrolase, encoding MPSLLPRLLDLAVAIQQIPAPTGEETARAAFVKERFAAEGLAVETDAVGNVYARLPGASSARPVVVSAHLDTVFPANTPLAMQRDAHRIAGPGIGDNSVAVAALLGLVWLLRVENRRLPTDLWLVANVGEEGLGNLKGMKSIVARFGAQARAYIVLEGLGLGWVYPRALGVRRYALTVRTAGGHAWANAGSPSAIHTLAALITRLEAQQRPRETSFNVGTFHGGVSINTIAPEARAEIDLRAVHADALEALAQRLEAEAHRARQPGVEITWEHIGDRPTGSLPLSHPLVQAALTALRRRGLSGRTAVASTDANIPLSRGYPAICLGLTTGGGAHTLKEFIHTRPLSTGLAVLAETVVAASRL
- a CDS encoding carbohydrate kinase family protein, whose protein sequence is MCCPRKAARRLLAFLVLSLMADYLFLGALTRDFILPPHGKPLLDVPGGGVLYAAAGAALWGGKVGVVARVGEDFPRTWLDTIRQRGWDIRGIKILPQPLDTRRVLIYRPDGGLSNEQPASAFARRGLDFPRELLNYAPHTLRRADLEQPTPTTLRLADLPPDFADARAAHFCPHDFLTHHLLPATLRTAGVPLTTLSPHPAYMTSLFAQRIPPLVHGLTALITPETTLAALFREQYSDLWEMATAIGHWQVELVVIRRASGEVWLYESTSRRRWVIPGYPTEVADPTGADDAFAGAFLVAYRETLDPVQAAVRGAATATLAAETRGVFALADTLPALLHARAEALMRDVRQV
- a CDS encoding leucine/isoleucine/valine transporter permease subunit, whose product is MESKQSTWKQALWAGLLAGAVALYFTLVGMVQTFSKRAVIADLSLGHITLLLAAGTVLYVFALRDHSPVGGRLLHTTFAGGVGGLVLGLYPFLGQWIDFHYMFVRTSPQLYALLRFGQPPTTGLILMIVLGAVLGAVLAGLTLLEPFWRDAIIRSTLITITVGMLSDLFKGMTIGVLFEPFMNAEGLNYVGAVLVFGLTIAYVVLARKRAEQRAALEAAGELPQARLSPSVRRWAISVGLMVLLLALPAILGSYLSHVLNMVGLYIIMGLGLNIVVGYAGLLDLGYVAFFALGAYTMGLLTSTGPLGIAHFTFWEALPFSILVALVAGILLGIPVLRMRGDYLAIVTLGFGEIIRILALSNWLKPLIGGAQGILLIKKPPFGPWTLETPIHFYYLILAGIILAFFVAYRLRESRLGRAWMAMREDEDVAEAMGIDLVVTKLTAFAFGASFSGLSGAIFASYVGSIFPHSFNLLISINVLSLIIVGGVGSLPGVVVGSMALVGLPELLREFAEYRMLMYGLALIAMMLLKPEGFWPEPIRKRELRVEETGD